Genomic segment of Bacteroides stercoris ATCC 43183:
CGCAGACCGTCATCGCTTCCCTGAAAATGCCCGTGCTGATTCTTCAAGGCAAAAACGATATTCAGGTAAAGGAAGAGGATGCAATGCTGCTGAAGAAAGCATCTCCCAAGGCAGAACTCGTTCTGATAGACAAAATGAACCATGTGCTGAAAGATTGCGAAAGCACCGCACCGCAGCAACAAATGGCAGTGTACAATAATCCTTCACTGCCCGTCAATGCCGCGTTGATGAATGCAACCGTACGGTTCGTCAATAACAGCAAATAAAAAACAATAACAGATATGACAACAAAAGAAATTCCCGTACTGCTCCTCACCGGTTATCTGGGCAGCGGTAAAACGACGTTAGTAAACCATATTCTCGCCAATAAACAAGGCATCAGATTCGCAGTTATCGTCAATGACATAGGAGAGGTAAACATTGACGCGGACCTCATCCAAAAGGGCGGCATCGTGGGTAAGAAAGATGAAAGCCTCGTTGCGCTTCAAAACGGCTGCATCTGCTGCACGCTGAAAACGGACCTGATAGAGCAAATAGGCGAAATCATGCGGATGGAACGTTTCGACTATATCGTTATCGAAGCCAGCGGCATCTGCGAACCCGAACCTATCGCACAGACCATCTGCTCCATTCCCCGCCTGGGCGGCATGTACACCCAATACGGCATCTGCCGCCTGGACTGCATCACCACCGTAGTGGACGCCCTGCGCCTACAAGACGAGTTCTCCTGCGGCAACGACCTCACCCGAAAAGGGATTGACGAGGAAGACATTGAAAATCTTATCATCCAGCAGATTGAATTCTGTAATATCATTCTTCTGAACAAGGCAGCGGAAGTAAAACCCGAAGAGCTGGAACGCATCAAGCAGATTATACGTACCCTGCAACCCGCAGCCGAAATCATCGAATGCAATTACGCGGATGTGGATTTAAAGAAGATTATCCATACAGACCTGTTCGACTTCGAACGCGTGGCTACCTCGGCAGGATGGATTCGCGGGATAGAGAAACCAGCCACCGAAGAGGAAGAAAAAGAAGCGCACGGACATCATCATCACGAAGAAGGGCATGAGCATCATCATGAAGAACATGAACATCACCACGAAGAGCACGAGCATCACCACGAAGAGCACGGACACCATCATCATCACCATCACGAAGGGGGCGAAGTGGAAGAATACGGCATCGGTACTTTCGTTTACTACCGCCGTCCGGCATTCGACATTCACAAATTCGACCATTTCATCGCCACCAGATGGAGCCGCAACATCATCCGTGCCAAAGGCGTATGCTATTTCAGCCACAACCGCGACATGTCCTACCTTTTTGAACAGGCAGGCACGCAGAAACAACTGACCGAAGCCGGCCTGTGGTATGCCACAGCCCCCGAAGAAGACCTGATTGAACTGATGCGTCAAGAACCCGGACTGATGCGCGACTGGGACGAAAAATACGGAGACCGCATGCAAAAGATAGTCTTCATCGGCCAGCACATGGACAAAGAGCAGATTATACGCGACCTCGACGCATGCCTTGAGTAAGCCCATTTCCGTTTCCACCGGAGGAGACGGATGTTTCCCTTAAGGAAACGCCCGTTCCCCTTTAAGGAAACCTGAATTTCCCTGCGGGGAAACTGACGTTTCCCCCTAAGGAAACCGGAGTTCCCACCGTGTGGAAACTACATTGCGTTGCATTTCAACCGGTTATCCCTACCAATCATACCGTTCTACATACTCGTCAAAGTAGTCATCAAGCCGCAGGCCGAGAGCTTCTGCCTGGCTGATAATGTATTGCTGGGCAGCAGGATTGATAAGGTACTCTCCTTTACGGGCAAGGTAATAGTTCTTACGCCCGAAGTAGGAAATAAGCCGCAAGCGGAATGTGCCCGCCACCCGAACCGTGAGCAACTCTGCCACCCGGGTGAAGCCGCGGGCATAACGCACCGGCGTATTCGGACGGTAATATTCACACTTTCCTTTCATCGACTCCAGCTTCCGGGGAGTAAGCGTAGGCAGGAACGGATATTGCAGGGAAGCATTCTGCAAGGCTATATAGCGCAGGCAGGTAAAGCGTTTCGTACAACAGGCAGAGGCACATACACCGAAGTTGTGGGGCGCCTGTAAATTTTCCAAGTCATTCATTTATTTTACAGATTAGTTTGTCTCAACGCTTCATAGACAGCCGGATGCAGGAAATAACGCATGTCCCTGCCCTCTTCCATCGCCTGGCGGATAAAGGTAGAACTTATTTCGAATGTGGGCGAAGAGGCCAGTTTTACATTTTGAGGTAAAGTATTCCCGTCCACCTCATAACCGGGACGGGGATAAATAAGAATAAAGTTTTCCGCAAGAATACGCTCCGACTGATACCACCGGGAGAAAAGCTTCCAGTTGTCGGAACCTATAATAAGGTGGAAAGTGTCTTGCGGATAAGTCTGTTTTAATTTATCAAGCGTATGCACGGTGTAAGACGGACGCGGCAGATGAAACTCGAAATCGGAAGCCCGGAACTTGGGATAGCCTCCAATGGCAAGCTGCACCAGCTTCAGACGGAATTCATCGCTCATCAGAGAGGCTTCTTCTTTCAGCGGATTATGCGGAGTCACCATGAACCACACCTCGTCCAACCCTTCGTATTCACAAAGATAGTTGGCAAGCGCCAGATGTCCGATATGTACCGGATTGAACGAACCGCTGAAAATGCCTATATCCACTTGATAAATTGAAAATTAAGAATTAAAAAATACAGAAGGCTATGGTATCAAAGCTTTCCTTTCAGGCGTTTCCAACAGCCGTAAATATTTACGCCGCTTATGAACATCACAATAAGCATGGCCGCAGCCGGAGTGTACTCCTTCAGGTCAACATTCAATATAGCCAAGACGATAGCTCCCAAAAACAGAACGATATTCAGGACTAAGAGAACCTTATTGGCTCTCGGCGATAGATTTCTGCCTTTCGTCCGCTTCATCGGTTCAGGAATTGGGTTATCACTTTCAATGCCTCCGCTTTAGCCGTTTCCAAATCATCGTTTACAATGACCGTATCGAATTTCGGTGCAAAGCCAAGCTCGTATTCGGCCTTCGCCACACGGCTCTCGATAACTTCGGGAGCATCCGTGCCTCGGCCTATCAAGCGTTTGCGAAGCTCCTCCACCGAAGGCGGCTGGATGAAAACGGACAAAGCACGCTCGCCGTAGAACTTCTTGATATTGCAACCGCCCACTACATCTACATCGAATACAACATTCTGTCCGGCAGCCAATTGCTTTTCCACCTGTGCTTTCAGTGTTCCGTAGAAGCGGTCCTGATACACTTCCTCGTATTCCAGGAACTCATCGTTGGCTATGCGGCTCCGGAACTCATCGGGAGTGAGAAAGAAATACTCCACCCCGTTCTGCTCCGTGCCGCGCGGCGGACGGCTGGTTGCCGAAATAGAGAAAGCCAGATTCAGGTTCTGCGTCAACAGATAGTTGATAATTGTGGACTTGCCCGACCCGGAGGGGGCGGAAAATATAATCAGTTTACCCATCTGTGGTATTTACTATTTAACGGTTTACTATTTAATCCTCTAATTGGTTTGCTTTAACTTCATGTTGAAGCAAACTTATCATAAATTCATGCAACGTCCGGAACCGGTTCCTTACATCACGTTCAGGACCTGTTCCTTGATTTGCTCCAGCTCGTCCTTCATCTGCACTACAATCTTCTGCATTTCGGCATGATTGGACTTGCTGCCCAGCGTATTGATTTCGCGGCCCATTTCCTGTGCGATGAAGCCCAGCTTCTTACCTTGTCCGCTACCGCTTTCGAGCGTGCTGATAAAGTATTTCAGGTGATTGGAAAGACGTTGCTTTTCTTCGTTGATATCGAGTTTCTCGATGTAATAGATAAGTTCCTGTTCCAGGCGGTTCTTGTCATAATCCACACTCAATGTCTTTTCAAGCGCATCGGTGATACGGTCCTTTACCTTGCCTACCCGTTCCTGCTCGTAGGGAGCCACCGATTCGAGCAACCGTGCTATATTCTCTATCTTCTCACGGAATTTCTTTTCGAGCGCTGCGCCCTCCTGCTTGCGGAAGTCTATCAGATGATTGATAGCCTCTTCCACTGCCGCATGCACCACTGCCCATTCCTCATCGCTCAGCTCCTGTGTCTCATTCTTCGTCATTACATCCGGCATACGGAGCAGCGTGGCAAACCAGTCGGCAGGTTCGGGAATACCGGCAGCCGCAGAAATTTCCTTAATCCGTTTGTAATAGGCCTCCACCAATTCCTGATTGATAGGAGTGGCCAGTTGTTCCGCATCTTTCTTCTCAATCCAAAGGCTGAAATCGACCTTGCCCCGTTCCAGCATTTTGGATATTTCGTTACGGATTTCCATTTCCTTTTCCCTGTAAAGCGGAGCGATACGGGCAGATAAATCCATCGCTTTGCTGTTAAGCGACTTAATTTCAATATTGATTTTCTTATCGGACAGTTCGGCTGTTGCTTTGCCGTAGCCCGTCATAGATTGTATCATAATGTATAGTTTTATGCGACAAAGATAGCTATTCTCACTGATTATTTATTGCATTCACTGAGAATAATTTGAGCAATAGACAAATATCGCATGCACAACTTAGTATGCAATATTCACTAATTTTCTGAACAGATGCAAGCAAGCAGCCGGCAATTTAATCAATGAATCAGGAATGCAACGACAAACCATTCGGCAAACAACTTGTGTAATCGAAACAAATCACGTAAATTTGCCACAATAAAAATCAGAATAGAAGTTATGTCATGTATCTTGCATATTGAAACATCCACTTCGGCCTGCTCCGTAGCCGTGAGCGAGGACGGACAGAACGTTTTCAAAAAAGAAGACCTGAACGGGCCTTCACACGCCGTATCGCTGGGCGTATTCGTAGACGAAGCCCTGTCATTTGCCGACAGCCACGCCATGCCGCTGGATGCCGTTGCCGTAAGTTGCGGTCCCGGTTCGTACACAGGGCTACGCATCGGTGTGTCTATGGCAAAAGGTGTATGTTACGGGCGCAACCTGCCCCTCATCGGGCTTCCCACCCTGAAAGTGCAATGCGTTCCGGTACTGCTCTATCACGATGAGCTGCCGGAAGACGCCCTGTTGTGCCCCATGATTGATGCCCGCCGCATGGAAGTGTACGCCGCCGTTTACGACCGCGCACTGAAACCGGTACGCGACATTGCGGCAGACATTGTGGACGAAAACTCCTATCAGGAGTTTCTGGACAAGCAGCCCGTGTATTTCTTCGGCGACGGTGCAGCCAAGTGCAAGGAAAAGATTGTGCATCCCAACGCCCATTTCATCGACGGCATCCGTCCGCTGGCAAGCATGATGTTCCCGCTGGCAGAAAAAGCTATAGCCGAAAAAGATTTTAAAGACGTTGCCTACTTCGAACCGTTCTACTTGAAAGAATTCGTAGCAAGCCAACCGAAAAAACTTTTATAGCGATTATGGTTAGCGGTTAGTGATTAGTGATTAGCGGGCTGCGCAATTGGACCGTATAGCATTAATCACTAATCATTAACCACTAACCGCTAATCACTAACCACTAATCACTAACCGCTAATTCTAAAGAATATGCAATATAATACTCAACAAAAGCGGATGCCTTTGCCCGAATACGGGCGCAGCATCCAGAATATGGTAGACCATGCACTGACAATCGAAAACCGCTCCGAGCGCCAGCGTTGTGCAAATACCATTATCAACATCATGGGAAATATGTTTCCCCACCTTCGCGACATACCCGATTTCAAGCACAAGCTGTGGGATCATCTTGCCATCATGGCGGACTTCAAGCTGGACATCGACTATCCATACGAAGTTATCCGCAAAGACAACCTGATAACCAAACCGGAAACCGTTCCTTATCCCAGCACCAAAATACGTTACCGCCACTACGGCCGTACCCTGGAAGTGCTGATTAAGAAAGCCATCGACTTTCCTGAAGGTGACGAGAAGCAGAACCTCGTTGCACTGATATGCAACCACATGAAGAAAGACTATATGTCCTGGAATAAAGATACTGTCGACGACCGCAAAATAGCGGACGACCTTGCAGAACTGTCCGGCGGCAAACTGCAGATGACCGACAGCCTTCTCCGCCTTATGGCCGAACGGATCGAACAGAATTATCGGCCGAAGATGAATAACCAGAACAACAGAAACAACAACAGAAATAATAAAAGAAAATACTAAAATAGCGGTTAGTGATTAGCGATTAACGGTTAATATCATAGGACATCACCACGCTACCCTAATCACTAACCGTTAATCGCTAATCACTAACTACTAACCACTACTTCATGGCTTCATTTGTAATAGAAGGCGGACACAGCCTTTCCGGAGACATTTATCCTCAAGGAGCGAAGAACGAGGTGCTGCAGATTATCTGCGCCACCCTGCTCACTGCCGAAGAGGTGACGGTGCACAACATACCGGACATCCTGGATGTGAACAACCTGATTCAGTTGATGCGGGATATGGGAGTGAACGTATCGAAAAAAGGCATCGATACATATAGCTTTCAAGCAGCCAATGTTGATTTTGCCTATCTGGAGAGCGATGAATTCCTGAAAAGGTGTTCCAGCCTGCGCGGTTCGGTCATGCTCGTAGGACCGATGGTGGCACGCTTTGGCAAGGCTATGATTTCCAAACCGGGCGGAGACAAGATAGGCCGCCGCCGTTTGGACACCCATTTCATCGGCATACGGAATTTAGGTGCAGAATTCGTTTACAATGAAAGACGGGAAGTTTACGAAATATCCGCCCGGCAATTGCAAGGCAGCTATATGTTGCTGGACGAAGCATCTGTAACGGGCACTGCCAATATCGTAATGGCAGCAGTATTGGCCAAAGGTAAAACAACCATTTACAATGCCGCCTGCGAGCCTTACATACAACAGCTATGCCGGATGCTGAACCGCATGGGTGCAAAGATAGAAGGTATCGCTTCCAATCTGCTCACCATCGAGGGAGTGGACGAACTGCACGGAACAGAGCATACCGTTCTTCCGGACATGATTGAAGTGGGAAGCTTCATCGGCATGGCAGCCATGACGAAAAGCGAGCTGACCATCAAGAACGTTTCGCACGAAAACTTAGGTATCATCCCCGACAGTTTCCGACGTTTGGGTATCAAAATGGAACAACGGGGCGATGATATTTATGTGCCTGCCCAGGATACTTATCAGATAGAATCCTTCATTGACGGTTCTATCATGACAATAGCCGATGCGCCCTGGCCCGGACTGACGCCGGACTTGCTGAGCGTACTGCTGGTAGTTGCCACACAGGCGAAAGGCAGCGTGCTGATTCATCAGAAGATGTTTGAAAGCCGCCTCTTCTTCGTGGACAAACTGATAGACATGGGAGCGCAAATCATTCTGTGCGACCCGCACCGCGCCGTAGTAATCGGACATAACCACGGTTTCAAACTGCGTGGCGGCAATATGACGTCCCCGGATATCCGTGCCGGTATTGCTCTGCTGATAGCCGCCATGAGCGCCGACGGCATCAGCCGTATTCATAACATCGAGCAGATAGACCGGGGGTATCAGAATATAGAAGGACGGCTGAATGCAATCGGAGCAAGAATAACGAGAATATAAGGAAGTGACAAGCAACAGACAAGGCGATAAAACGATATGATACGAAAAGAAGAAGTATATAAAATAGGTATATTCAACAAACCTCATGGCATTCACGGAGAATTGTCATTCACCTTTACGGATGATATTTTCGACCGTGTAGAGGCCGAATATCTCATCTGCTTGTTGGACGGTATATTCGTACCGTTCTTTATCGAAGAATATCGTTTCCGCTCAGACACTACGGCTCTCGTCAAACTCGAAGGAGTGGATACGGCAGAACGCGCACGGATGTTTACCAACATTGAGGTTTATTTTCCCGTGAAGCATGCCGAGGGAGCCGAACCGGGAGAACTCAGTTGGGATTTCTTCGTCGGTTTCCGTATGGAAGAAGTACACCACGGCCAACTAGGTGAAGTGACGGATGTGGACACCTCTACCATCAACACTCTGTTCGTGGTAGATTATAAAGGAGAAGAATTGCTGATTCCGGCACAGGAAGATTTCATTATGGACATCGACCAGAAGCAT
This window contains:
- a CDS encoding GTP-binding protein — its product is MTTKEIPVLLLTGYLGSGKTTLVNHILANKQGIRFAVIVNDIGEVNIDADLIQKGGIVGKKDESLVALQNGCICCTLKTDLIEQIGEIMRMERFDYIVIEASGICEPEPIAQTICSIPRLGGMYTQYGICRLDCITTVVDALRLQDEFSCGNDLTRKGIDEEDIENLIIQQIEFCNIILLNKAAEVKPEELERIKQIIRTLQPAAEIIECNYADVDLKKIIHTDLFDFERVATSAGWIRGIEKPATEEEEKEAHGHHHHEEGHEHHHEEHEHHHEEHEHHHEEHGHHHHHHHEGGEVEEYGIGTFVYYRRPAFDIHKFDHFIATRWSRNIIRAKGVCYFSHNRDMSYLFEQAGTQKQLTEAGLWYATAPEEDLIELMRQEPGLMRDWDEKYGDRMQKIVFIGQHMDKEQIIRDLDACLE
- a CDS encoding DUF6078 family protein — its product is MNDLENLQAPHNFGVCASACCTKRFTCLRYIALQNASLQYPFLPTLTPRKLESMKGKCEYYRPNTPVRYARGFTRVAELLTVRVAGTFRLRLISYFGRKNYYLARKGEYLINPAAQQYIISQAEALGLRLDDYFDEYVERYDW
- the nadD gene encoding nicotinate (nicotinamide) nucleotide adenylyltransferase; the protein is MDIGIFSGSFNPVHIGHLALANYLCEYEGLDEVWFMVTPHNPLKEEASLMSDEFRLKLVQLAIGGYPKFRASDFEFHLPRPSYTVHTLDKLKQTYPQDTFHLIIGSDNWKLFSRWYQSERILAENFILIYPRPGYEVDGNTLPQNVKLASSPTFEISSTFIRQAMEEGRDMRYFLHPAVYEALRQTNL
- the gmk gene encoding guanylate kinase, coding for MGKLIIFSAPSGSGKSTIINYLLTQNLNLAFSISATSRPPRGTEQNGVEYFFLTPDEFRSRIANDEFLEYEEVYQDRFYGTLKAQVEKQLAAGQNVVFDVDVVGGCNIKKFYGERALSVFIQPPSVEELRKRLIGRGTDAPEVIESRVAKAEYELGFAPKFDTVIVNDDLETAKAEALKVITQFLNR
- a CDS encoding YicC/YloC family endoribonuclease; translated protein: MIQSMTGYGKATAELSDKKINIEIKSLNSKAMDLSARIAPLYREKEMEIRNEISKMLERGKVDFSLWIEKKDAEQLATPINQELVEAYYKRIKEISAAAGIPEPADWFATLLRMPDVMTKNETQELSDEEWAVVHAAVEEAINHLIDFRKQEGAALEKKFREKIENIARLLESVAPYEQERVGKVKDRITDALEKTLSVDYDKNRLEQELIYYIEKLDINEEKQRLSNHLKYFISTLESGSGQGKKLGFIAQEMGREINTLGSKSNHAEMQKIVVQMKDELEQIKEQVLNVM
- the tsaB gene encoding tRNA (adenosine(37)-N6)-threonylcarbamoyltransferase complex dimerization subunit type 1 TsaB; this encodes MSCILHIETSTSACSVAVSEDGQNVFKKEDLNGPSHAVSLGVFVDEALSFADSHAMPLDAVAVSCGPGSYTGLRIGVSMAKGVCYGRNLPLIGLPTLKVQCVPVLLYHDELPEDALLCPMIDARRMEVYAAVYDRALKPVRDIAADIVDENSYQEFLDKQPVYFFGDGAAKCKEKIVHPNAHFIDGIRPLASMMFPLAEKAIAEKDFKDVAYFEPFYLKEFVASQPKKLL
- a CDS encoding DUF4290 domain-containing protein, whose protein sequence is MQYNTQQKRMPLPEYGRSIQNMVDHALTIENRSERQRCANTIINIMGNMFPHLRDIPDFKHKLWDHLAIMADFKLDIDYPYEVIRKDNLITKPETVPYPSTKIRYRHYGRTLEVLIKKAIDFPEGDEKQNLVALICNHMKKDYMSWNKDTVDDRKIADDLAELSGGKLQMTDSLLRLMAERIEQNYRPKMNNQNNRNNNRNNKRKY
- the murA gene encoding UDP-N-acetylglucosamine 1-carboxyvinyltransferase is translated as MASFVIEGGHSLSGDIYPQGAKNEVLQIICATLLTAEEVTVHNIPDILDVNNLIQLMRDMGVNVSKKGIDTYSFQAANVDFAYLESDEFLKRCSSLRGSVMLVGPMVARFGKAMISKPGGDKIGRRRLDTHFIGIRNLGAEFVYNERREVYEISARQLQGSYMLLDEASVTGTANIVMAAVLAKGKTTIYNAACEPYIQQLCRMLNRMGAKIEGIASNLLTIEGVDELHGTEHTVLPDMIEVGSFIGMAAMTKSELTIKNVSHENLGIIPDSFRRLGIKMEQRGDDIYVPAQDTYQIESFIDGSIMTIADAPWPGLTPDLLSVLLVVATQAKGSVLIHQKMFESRLFFVDKLIDMGAQIILCDPHRAVVIGHNHGFKLRGGNMTSPDIRAGIALLIAAMSADGISRIHNIEQIDRGYQNIEGRLNAIGARITRI
- the rimM gene encoding ribosome maturation factor RimM (Essential for efficient processing of 16S rRNA), whose amino-acid sequence is MIRKEEVYKIGIFNKPHGIHGELSFTFTDDIFDRVEAEYLICLLDGIFVPFFIEEYRFRSDTTALVKLEGVDTAERARMFTNIEVYFPVKHAEGAEPGELSWDFFVGFRMEEVHHGQLGEVTDVDTSTINTLFVVDYKGEELLIPAQEDFIMDIDQKHKVITVDLPEGLLALDDTEEA